A single Scleropages formosus chromosome 4, fSclFor1.1, whole genome shotgun sequence DNA region contains:
- the mtrf1l gene encoding peptide chain release factor 1-like, mitochondrial — translation MMPLVCVSFSKTNVRHTVNMLVHFNAHLRGLFSHRCFIRTRNRPLTAIVGSQFKGARPAGSKMGRCVHTTGPRMAASVLSAEELFAKESLQRYLRRALAEYSECARAEARAGGERRADHGDEELRRRRRARATQLRPLVEQVRILEIKRKELEDIEALAKDDDPDIRQLAAAEKTACEEATRDLRRNILCLLVPVEMGDDSDLVLEVTAGVGGQEAMLFTAEMFDMYQRFAAFKGWEFETLEYTPSDIGGLRHASATVSGPQSYKTMKFEGGVHRVQRVPRTEKQGRMHTSTMTVAVLPQPTEITLNISAKDLKIETKRASGAGGQHVNTTDSAVRIVHIPTGVVSECQQERSQLKNKEKAMKLLRAKLYSLKLEEESSKRNQARKIQIGTKGRSEKIRTYNFAQDRVTDHRIGKTVHDVKSFLLGEELLEEMSQFLLQFSEQEALLDILGEDAD, via the exons ATGATGCCCCTGGTTTGCGTGTCATTTTCAAAGACGAATGTCCGGCACACTGTGAATATGTTAGTCCATTTTAACGCGCATTTGCGAGGCCTTTTTTCTCACAGATGCTTCATTCGAACCCGCAACCGGCCACTGACAGCCATTGTTGGGAGCCAGTTTAAAGGTGCGCGTCCAGCGGGCTCTAAAATGGGGAGGTGCGTTCACACCACAGGGCCGCGGATGGCCGCCAGCGTGCTGTCCGCCGAGGAGCTCTTCGCAAAGGAGTCGCTGCAGCGGTATCTGCGCAGGGCGCTGGCCGAGTACAgcgagtgcgcgcgcgctgAGGCACGTGCCGGCGGCGAGCGCCGCGCGGACCACGGTGATGAGGAgctcaggaggaggaggagggccaGGGCCACACAGCTGAGACCCCTGGTGGAGCAGGTCCGGATCCTGGAGATCAAGCGCAAGGAGCTGGAAGACATCGAGGCCCTGGCCAAAG ATGACGATCCTGACATACGGCAGCTGGCAGCGGCCGAAAAGACGGCCTGCGAAGAGGCTACACGAGACCTGAGGAGAAAC ATCCTGTGTCTTCTGGTCCCCGTGGAGATGGGCGATGACAGTGACCTGGTCCTGGAGGTGACGGCGGGGGTGGGAGGGCAGGAGGCGATGCTCTTCACTGCGGAGATGTTTGACATGTACCAGAGATTTGCTGCCTTCAAAGGCTGGGAGTTTGAGACGCTGGAGTACACACCGAGTGACATCG GTGGGCTACGCCATGCCTCTGCCACGGTCAGCGGACCGCAGAGTTACAAGACAATGAAGTTCGAGGGTGGGGTGCACCGAGTCCAGAGGGTCCCCAGAACGGAGAAGCAGGGCCGTATGCACACGAGCACGATGACCGTGGCCGTTCTGCCTCAGCCCACAGAG ATCACCCTAAATATCAGCGCAAAGGATTTGAAGATAGAAACGAAGAGGGCAAGTGGAGCGGGCGGACAGCACGTTAACACCACGGACAGCGCAGTGCGAATCGTGCACATCCCTACAG GCGTGGTGTCCGAGTGCCAGCAGGAGAGGTCTCAGCTGAAGAACAAGGAGAAGGCCATGAAACTGCTGCGTGCCAAACTCTACAGCCTGAAGCTGGAAGAGGAGTCCAGTAAGCGCAATCAGGCTCGCAAAATTCag attgggaccaaaggcagatCAGAGAAAATCCGGACCTACAACTTCGCTCAGGACCGTGTGACAGACCACAGGATTGGGAAGACCGTCCACGACGTCAAGAGCTTCCTGCTCGGAGAGGAGCTCTTGGAGGAAATGAGCCAATTTCTGCTACAGTTCTCCGAACAGGAGGCTCTGTTGGACATTTTGGGAGAAGATGCAGACTGA
- the fbxo5 gene encoding F-box only protein 5, whose protein sequence is MKCEKEPKEFGQKRSSLWKREDGPKVQSSPCVEECPASCQKENESTFVSNLPYSGDLDSSILDDSGYQSLHTSQIEPECGAAEHCGKWQERSRCSLLAPVVDDLSCEADHSQTKLPQLHFQLAVCKRLSENHKTNRRFSWKSIEGLAERFGLEKVIGGKMGLECVDVLQELWLRGMKHILAMILGLLADMDLINCSKVSRCWRKIISQDDHVSQRYRAAKLKLWESRQTVPMTTRDFAACRSALSCVQGLSSTPVQRCSRRTVSQKACKQSKSSSRQTRYTEFQEAASTLKQHESLKACKRCGSPAKCNPEALRATCTRQSCGFDFCTQCLREYHGSSACLLCSPASGSSRDVLVIGSSRSKRNVRRL, encoded by the exons ATGAAATGCGAGAAAGAGCCCAAAGAGTTTGGCCAGAAGAGGAGCTCTCTTTGGAAGAGGGAGGATGGCCCCAAAGTGCAAAGTTCTCCCTGTGTCGAGGAGTGCCCTGCATCCTGTCAGAAGGAGAACGAGAGCACCTTCGTCTCGAACCTCCCATACAGTGGCGACTTGGACAGCAGCATCCTGGACGACAGCGGGTACCAGTCCCTTCACACCAGTCAGATCGAACCCGAGTGTGGCGCCGCTGAGCACTGCGGGAAATGGCAAGAGCGAAGCAGGTGTTCCTTGTTGGCCCCGGTGGTGGACGACTTGTCCTGCGAGGCTGACCACTCTCAAACCAAACTACCACAGCTGCACTTCCAGCTCGCCGTCTGCAAACGACTCTCTGAGAACCACAAGACAAACCGAAGGTTCTCCTGGAAGTCCATCGAAGGCCTGGCTGAGCGCTTCGGTCTTGAGAAGGTCATTGGTGGGAAGATGGGCCTTGAGTGCGTGGATGTCCTGCAGGAGCTGTGGCTGCGAGGCATGAAGCACATCCTGGCCATGATCCTCGGCCTTCTGGCAGACATGGATTTGATAAA CTGTTCAAAGGTGAGCAGATGTTGGCGGAAGATAATTTCCCAGGATGACCATGTGTCCCAGCGCTACAGGGCAGCTAAGCTGAAGCTTTGG GAGTCCAGGCAAACGGTGCCCATGACGACGCGGGACTTTGCCGCCTGCAGGTCTGCGCTGTCTTGTGTCCAGGGTTTGTCATCCACTCCTGTCCAGAGGTGTTCTCGGAGGACCGTGTCCCAGAAAGCATGCAAGCAGAGCAAGAGCAGCAGCCGGCAAACTCGCTATACGGAGTTCCAAGAG GCTGCCAGCACGCTGAAGCAGCACGAATCCCTGAAGGCCTGCAAGCGCTGTGGTTCCCCTGCCAAATGCAACCCAGAGGCCTTGAGAGCCACCTGCACACGGCAGAGTTGCGGGTTCGACTTCTGCACGCAGTGTCTACGCGAGTACCACGGCTCGTCTGCCTGCCTGCTTTGTTCCCCAGCTTCTGGCAGTTCCAGAGACGTTCTTGTTATCGGAAGCTCTCGTAGCAAGAGGAACGTCAGACGCCTTTAG